The sequence below is a genomic window from Rudanella lutea DSM 19387.
CTTCGACCGGTTGGCCAGCACCAGACCTGTTACGTTATGATTGCCAAAGTTGCGCAGGTATTCCAGCTTGAGCTGCGTGTACGAACGGCCGTCGCTCGGGTTGCGGCTTGAGGTGTTGCTCAGCGTCTGATCGGAGTCGTATTTGTTGCCCCGCTTGTAAATGCCGGTGTAGATGGCCGGGTTGCGGTACACATCAATACCGGCGTCGGGTTGGAGTGTCGCGTAACCGGGGTACACGCGGTAGCCTTCCGAGTACGTGTTTACCTGCCGGTACACCCAGATGCCTTCGGAGGCATCGTAGCCAAACAGACCTTCAACTTTAAGGCCCGGCGTGATAAAATCGAGGTGGCGGCCCAGCACAAACGACCCGTTGAGGTAGGTGTTTTTCTCGTTCAGGAAACCCGTGCGGCTCAATTCGCCGAGCATGTTGAAGCGGTAAATCTGGTCGCCGAAGAGCATTCCAAGCGGGTTGTTGACCACCGACCGGCCATTGGCGGGGTTATCGTTGGCGGGCAACACAATGGGCAGATACGGCGGCTGGGTGTTGGCAATCTCGACAATGCGAGAGGCTGTGGTTCCCGGCGCGGTGCGGTCGGTGATGCGGGCCGCGAGATCGAGCCGGGCGTAAAAATCCTTCGTAATGTCGATGTCGATATTCGAGCGGAAGTTGTACCGCTTAAATACGGCCTGGGTGTTGTAGTTGCTCAGGTCGGTATGCTGGTAGTTGCCATCCTGCCGGAAGTAGTTGGCCAGCACAAAGTAGCGAGCCTTACCCGACCCTCCACTGATGTTGAGGCTGTGGTCCTGCTGCTTACCGGGCTTGAAGGCGTAATCGAAATAGTCCCAGTTATAGCCGTTACCGTCGGAGTTGTCGCCCACGGCATTCCGAAATTTCTGGATAGCCTGATCCGAAAACAGGTTGAGCGTGGCCGGGTTAACACCCGGATTGTTGTTCACGATGGCCTCGTTGTAGAGCGTGGCATAATCAGCCGAGCCGAGGTAGTTTGGGAACTTAACGGGCTGGTTTACACCCATCGAGGTTTTGAAATTGACCAGAGCCCGGTCCTGCACTTTGCCGCGCTTAGTCGTAATCAGGATTACCCCGTTGGCCCCCCGCACCCCAAACGGAGCCGTCGACGAGGCATCTTTCAGAATCGTAAACGTTTCAATTTCCGACGGGGCCAGGTAGTCCATGCTGCGCTCCAGTCCGTCGATAATCACGATAGGGGCCTGATTGCCGTAGGTACCCAACCCCCGAATATATACGTTGCTTCGGTCGACACCCGGCTCACCCCCGTTGAACTGGTTGGCAAACAAACCTGGCAAGCGTCCGGCGAGGGCGTTAGTGAGGTTGGCCGTGGGGCTTTGCTCCAGGTCGCGGGTCGAGATGGTCGCCAGCGAACCCGTGAGGGTGGCCTTGCGCTGCGTACCGAAACCTACTACCACCACTTCGTTCAGGGTCTGGTTGTCGGGTTGTAGGGTCACGGTCAGGTTGGATTGCGAACCAATCGTAACCTCCTGTTTTTGGTATCCCAGAAAGCTGAAAACCAGAATGGTACTGGCGTTCGGCACGTCGATTTTGTAGCTACCGGTAGCGTCGGTGTTGGTACCGCGGGTGGTGCCTTTCACCACGACGCTCACGCCGGGCAGGCCCACGCCTTTTTCGTCGAACACCTTACCGGTCACCGTAATATCGGCTGCGGCAAGTGGTTGTTCGAGGCCGGTGGGGGGCAGGCTCGGCAGGAGTTTGGGCTCCGGCCGGGAGAAAATAATTTGCCGCCCCGACACTTCAAACTGGATGTTGCGCGGTTTGAGCAGCCGGTTCAGGACGTCTTCCAGGCGTTCGTTGCGGGCTACGAGCGTGATCTTTTCGTCGGCCCGAATCACCTTCGAGTTAAACACAAACTTGACGCCGGCTGCCTGGCTGATCTCGACAAACGCCCGCTTCATGGGTGTCTGTTCCAGACTGATGCTGATGCGCTGTTCGAGCAGCTCCTGCACGGCGCTACTGGCCAAATGACTCCCGGCCATCAGCAGCAAGGCCATGAAAACCCGTAGGGCTGTCATTCGGGTAGAGGTGTAAACCTGTTTCATACGCGGAAAAGAGTGGAAATAAGGAACGTTTTAGGTTGGTTGTACGGAATTAAAGGGAGGTTGATGGAGGGTCTTTTATCGGCACCCGCGCGACTGAATGATGATCTTACCGTCGATCACTTCGTAGCGCGCTTCAATGCCTTTGCAAATGATAGTCAGCTTGTTGTTCAGGCTCTCGTCGGCCAGCGAGGCCGTGAGGGCGCAGTTTTGCAGCACATCCGAATCGTAAATGATGTCGATACCATACGCTTTCTCGACGCGCTGAAGCACCTGCTCGACCGGTGTTTCGTCGAACTCGAAATTGTCGGCGGTCATTTCCCGATCAATCACTACGGGCTGATCGGCGAGTTTTTTCTGGAACGAGGTCGTTTCCCGCGAGAACTGAGCCTGCTGGTTGGGCGTCAGCGAAATCACCCGTCGGTCGATGCGCTTGTTGTTGCCCGAGGTCAGGTCGTGTCGGGTGTACACCGATACTTTGCCGGTGCGAACGGTCACGGTCAGGTCGCGCTTGCCGGGGTAGGCCGACACCCGGAAACTCGTGCCGAGTACGCGCGTCACAATGGCGTCGGAGTAGACCCGAAACGGGCGTTTGGGGTTTTTGACCACCGTAAAGAATGCTTCGCCTTCCAGCGTCACGTCGCGGGTGGTATCGTCGAAGGCGGGTGTATACCGTAGCGTCGACCGGGGCGACAACATCACCTCGCTGCCGTCGGGCAGAATGATTTGCAGGGCGCGGTTGGTTTTATTGGTGAAAAACGAGTCGCCCTCGGCGGTTTGCCCGGTTTGCAACGACCGGTGGGCCGTCGGCTGCGGACTGCGTAGGCCAAACCACCAGCCCAAACCCAGCAGGAGCACCACCGCGGCTGCACTGGCCCAAGCCATAACCGGCCGAAACCGGTACACCCGTGTCGGTTGCGGCTCCGATTGCCCACCAATCCGCCCCAGCATCTGTGCTACGTCGTGTTCGATCTGAGACTGGCTGACGTCCGGTTGCAGTTCCGAAAGACTGAGAACGATTTGCCGGGCCAGCAGCACATCGGCCCGTCGCTCAGGATGAGCCGCGAGCCATTCCTGCCAGAACGCATCCTGCCGGGGCGTAGGTGCAGTCACCCACGACCGGAAAGCCGGGTCGAACGTAAAATCGTCAACAGAGAAGGTAGAATAATCGGGCATAGGATAGGCGTTCATATCCCGTTAGGGGAAACGCCTGTGCAGATACTGCCTTTTTTCTGAAATTTTTTTGGGAGGGGAGGCTGAACTGGTTTTTTCAAGAACGCCCCAATCGCTCAATTACTCAACAAAAGCAGCCACAGCAGCCAAAATTGGTCGGAAGTGACCTGCCGCCGGATAAACCGGAATGCTTCCTGAAACAGGTTCGAAACGGATTGTTCCGAAATACCCATGATTTGGGCAATGGCGGCCCGGTCCATGTTATCAAAAAACCGGAGGTAGATAGCCTCACGCGAGCGCCGGGGTAGCTCGTCGAGTAGCTGCCGGATGCGGGCGTTGCTCAATTGACCCGTTTCCTGTTCGATGAGCCGGTCTTCGGGCGAAAAGGAAGACTCGGTTGCGGCTTCATCGGTAGAAAGCAGGAGCGTGAATCGGCTTTCGTGCAGATAGGTCTGGTGCAGGAGCCGACGCAGCACCGTCATGAGGTAGGGCTTCACCTGCCCGCCCGCGAGCGACCGGAGGGTATCGCGCCGGTTCCAAAGCTCGACAAAGGTATCCTGGATACAATCGCGGATATTGTCAGTGTTGCGGGTAAACCGGCTCCCGTAGTGCAGCAGGGCGGGGTAATGCGCCGACATCAACTGGCCCAATGCCGTGGTGTCTCCGCGCTGAAAGCGGTGCCACAAAAGAGCATCATCTACGAAGTTGGCCGTCGACATAGGGCAGAGGGAGACTAAAACGCTCCAAAATATGAACTTGTTCGGAATAAATAGGCTAATTTATATAGTATCTGCCCCCATTCTTATACAACGGGCCAAATCGATTAAGCCAAACAGCTTCTCAGGCCTGAATCACGATGCCGTATTTCCGCAACAGTCCCGGCACACCGGTAAGATTAAATTGCGCTTTGGTCAGCGTATTGGCCTCCAGATCGATGGTGTAATGCCGGGCTGTGCGTAAGTCGGCTTTGGTGAGGTTGGTTCGCTCGAAATGGGCGTTGGTCAGGTCGCAGTCGTCAAAAACGGCGAGGGTCAGGTCGGTTCCTTCAAAGTCAACGTTTTTGAGCGAGCAGCCCGTAAATACGGTTTTCTTCAGCTTTTTGCCCCAGAAAATAGAGTAATCGAGAGTACATTTCACAAAGGCCACCTCAAACAGAAAATCGCCCGCTTCGCTGAAATGCACACCCATAAGTGCACATTGCTCAAACCGCACCGGTTTCAGCGCGGCTTCTTTCAGTTTTACCGCCGACCAGGTGCAGCCCACAAACGTACAATCGACAAACTCCACTTGCCGCAGATCCGTCTCTATAAACTGGCAACCCCGAAACAGGCAGTCGATGTACTCAGCCGGGCCGAGTGTACGGCCGCTAAAATCTTCGTTGGTAAAGGTAAAAGAGTCGAAGGTTTCGGGGTTCATACCGGTGCATCCTGAGTTAGACTGAAATGGGTAATGAATAATGTAGAATGGATAATGTATAGTGTAGAATGGATAATGAAAAATGAATAATGTATAGTGTAGGATGAATAACGAATGGGTTGATAATCAATAAAAACCTCATTTTTCGTCATCCATTATCCATTTTTCATTCTTCACTCAACCATTCTCTATTCGGTGTAGTCGAGATTCTTGCCGAAGGTTTCTTCCAGCGCCGACAACGCCCAGAACGCCAGCACAAAACCGATGGCTCCTACTACGGCTCCGGCCCCAATAACCCCGATTTGCGGTTTGAGCATCTGAAAGGCCGGGATACTCAGCAGGGTGGTAGCCCGTACGTTGTTGGCGACGGAGGTGGTGGCCGTAGCCCGAAGGTTGGTGCCGAAACTCTCGGCCGTAATGGTCAGAAACATGGCGATGTAGCCAATGCCAAAGCCCAGTCCCAAACACACCAGATAGAACGTCTGCGCGGTTTGAATGCCACCGTATAGGTAAACGAGGCAGAAAAGCAGGGTGAGGCCCATCATCAGGCCCACCGCCTTTTTGCGCGACCGAAGCCACTGACTCAGAAACCCGCTGAACAAATCACCGATAACCATGCCGATGTAGGTGTACATGACGCACCGGCCGGCCTGAATCTCGTCGGTAATGCCCAGTGCCTTACCAAACTCGTTACCAAACGTAGCCAGCAACCCAATCACAAAGTAGGTTGGTAGCGAAATACCCATGCATAACACGTAGCGGGTAAACCGGTTACGGTCGGTAAAAAACGCGCTGAAACTGCCCCGTCGGCGGGTAGCGCCCTCCACCATGCGCTTGTACATGCCCGATTCGAGCACGCTCACCCGCAAGAGTAGCAACCCCAGCCCCAGCCCACCCCCGATGAAATAGGTGGTGCGCCAGTCGAACAGCTGCACGGTCAGGAAAGCCACCACGGCCCCCAGCAGGCCCACGCTCGCTACAATCGACGAGCCGTAGCCCCGCAACTCTTTGGGCAAAATCTCGCTCACGAGCGTGATACCCGCGCCCAGCTCACCGGCCAGGCCCAGCCCGGCCACAAACCGCAACCAGGCGTATGTGCTCGGGTCTTCTACAAAGCCACAGGCAATGTTGGCGAGCGAATACGTCAGAATACTTCCAAACAACACCGACAACCGGCCGCGTTTGTCGCCCAGAATGCCCCACAAAATGCCCCCGATAAGCAAACCCGCCTGTTGGTAATTGTAGATGCTACCGCCCATGAGCGACACCCCCCGTTCATCGAGGCCGAGGTCTTTCAGGCTGGGTACCCGGACAATATTGAAGAGCAGCAGGTCGTACACATCGACAAAATAGCCCAGCGCAGCCACCCAAACGGGCAGGGTAAACAGCGGCCGGAGCGAGGTAGCGGGAGCATTAAGCGTAGAGGAATGCATAAGGTCGGAATCGGAAAGTCAATCTTACGGCTTTTTGGGCAATACTCGTTGTGAATAATGGGTGAAATCGGGCAACTGGTTCGTGATTCTCAATCTTAACCGGCGTGTCAGTAAGGGGCCTGGAACCGGAGCTTGCCACCGGGTGCAACCACCGAAAGACGAAAGCCGGTAGATGGCGTCAAAATACCCAATTAGACTGAGTAAAAAGGGGGATTGTGCCTCCCTTTAGGCATATAACCTAATTGGACTTGATGAAACGCAGACAATTTGTGGCCTCGTCGCTGCTGGCAGTGCCAGCCCTGTCGGAGGCAAAGGCGGCCAAACCGGCAGCCCAGAAAGAAATGTACGAATTTCGGACCTACCAACTGCGCGGTGGCGGGGCCGTATCTGTTTTCGATAAATACCTCCGCGAAGCCCTGATACCGGCTCTGAACCGCCAGGGTGTTAAAACGGTAGGCGTATTTCGGGAGATGGGAAAAACCGAACCGCCCAAAGTGTACGTTCTGATTCCGCACACGTCGGCCGAGGCTTTTGGGGCATCGGGAGCGAAACTCGCGGCTGATACGGCCTATCAGCAGGCCAGCAACGAGTATCAGACCATGGCCCCCGACAAGTTTCCGGTGGTGCGGTACACCAGCTCGATCTTGAGTGCGTTTGATGCCTTACCGCAGCTGATTGTGCCCGGCAAAAGTGACCGCATTTTTGAACTCCGTACTTACGAGGGTTATTCGGAAGATGCCGTTCGGCGGAAGGTGAAAATGTTCAACGTGGACGAGTTGCCCATTTTTTACAACGTCAAGCTGAACCCGGTGTTTTTTGGCGAAATCGTAGCGGGCGAGCATATGCCCGCTCTTACGTACATGCTGGTGTTTAAAGATATGGCCGAACGCGACGCCAACTGGAAGCAGTTCAGCGCCAACGCCGACTGGAAGCGCGTTTCGCAAGACCCTCAGTACGCCAATACCGTTTCGAACATTATCCGGGTGTTTCTGGAGCCGGTTGCGTATTCGCAGATTTGAGTTTCGCAGCGATGTCATCTTGTTTGGAAAGATGACATCGCTATATCTTACTCCTCCACAAAATCGAGGTCTTTGGCAAAGGTCTCTTCGGTATAGGCCAGCGACCAGAACGCCAGCGCGTACACCAGCGCTCCCACCAGCCCGGCCGATACCAGCGCGCTCACTGAGAACTCGCGCTGTATACCCTGATACAGAATCGACATCGGAATCAGCAGCCCCCGTACAATACTCGGGGCCGAGGTGGTGGCCGTAGCCCGCAGGTTGGTGCCGTACTGTTCGGCTACCATGGTGAGGTACATGGCAATGTAACCCGTACAGAACCCGAGCAGTAGGCAAATACCATACAAGGTTTGGGCCGACTGAATGCCCGTGAACAGGTACACCCCACTCAGTATCAGGCTGCTGATGAGCAGGTAGATTACTGCTTTTCGGCGTGATTGTAGCCAGTGGCTAAACGGCCCCGAAAGCAGGTCGCCGGCGGCCAGCCCTAGGTAAATCATCATCACACACTGCCCCGGTTTTACGGGCTCGGCAATGCCTAAGGCTTCGCCAAATTCGTTGGCAAACGTCGCCAGAATCCCCACAATAAACCACGTGGGCAGTCCAATGGCTACACAACGGAGGTATTTGCGCGTACTGTCCCAATTGCGGAAGAGGTGGAGAAAATTGCCCCGGCTCAGGTGTTGGTTCTCTGTTTTCATGGTCACATACAACCCTGACTCCAGCACGCTTACCCGCAGCAACAGCAGGAGTAAGCCCATACCACCACCCACAAAAAAGGCCGTACGCCAGTCGAAGAGGGCCTGGGTCAGATACGCGACGCCCGCGCCCAGGTAGCCAATCCCCGCCACCAGCGACGAGCCGTATGACCGGATCTCTTTGGGCAGAATTTCGCTTACGAGCACCATAGCGGCCCCAATCTCGCCCGAAAGCCCCACGCCCGCAATGAACCGAAGCAGGGCGTATTGATCTACAGTTTGCACAAACCCGCAGGCTACGTTGGCGAGTGAGTAGGTCAGAATACTACCAAACAGCACCGACATACGACCGCGCCGGTCGCCCAACACGCCCCACAAAATGCCGCCCAGCAACAGTCCGGCCTGCTGGCAGTTCAGAATAAACGTGCCGTCGAGCTTAATCTGCTCTTTGGTGAGACCCATGGATTCGAGGCTGGGTACCCGCACAATGTTGAAAATGAGCATGTCGTACACATCGACAAAAAAGCCGAGGGCCGACACAATGACCGGCAGGGCCAACAACGGACGTAGCGAGGGTTTAGGACGAGTAGCGGTGAGCATACGGGAATAAGAAAGACGCCAATGCGCCGGGTAATTCGGCACTAATGATACGAAGATCCGGGCGAACTTCACCCAGAGGCCGGGTGGGTGTTGCGGGGCTAATACGCCAGCTCGACCAGCACCGGCAGATGGTCGGAGGCTATGCGTTCGGGGATGACCCGGTGCTCGATCACCCGAAACAAGTCTTTGGGCGTAAACGTCACGAAATCGATGGTTCGATTTGGGTTCTCAACTGGAATAGTGGGCGGGCACGACTGGCAGCTTGGTTCCACTACTTGCCTGAGTAATTGCAGGGTCTGGCTATCGGGCGAATCGTTGAAATCACCCGCCAGAATAACCGGATGTTTTTCCTGCCGCAGTACCTCCACAATGCGGGTAGCCTGCAAGCGCCGGTTGGTAGGCCCCCGTTGGGCGTCGAGGTGGGTGTTGGCCAGTGTCACGGTGCGTTTGCCGGGTAAGGTCACGGTAGCGAGCCCCAGCACGCGTGGCTCTCCCCGGGTAGCCGAGTCGAGCGGGAGCGGAATCCGGCGCGGGTTGGTCAGGTGATATTTCGACAGAATGGCTATGCCGTACTCACCCCCGTCGTAGTCTATTCCTTTGAAAAAGTACGCGTTCAGGCCCGTTTGGCGGCCCAGGTCTGCCGCCTGATCGAGCGTTTTGCCCGACCGGCCGGTCCGTACATCAACCTCCTGCACCATTACCACGTCGGGTTTTTGGGCGTTGATAACGGCGGCAATGGCAGCCACATCGATGACCCCGGCCCGGCTGGGTGGGTTGGCGTGGTGAATATTGTAGCAGAGCACCCGAAGCCGGTTGGTGCCTGCCGTGGGCGATACCGACCGGGCGCAGGCACCCGCCAGCAGGCTCAATAGCAAAATAAAAAGGCAACGCATGGGAGAATAGGAAGCGTGGTCAAAGATAGGTTTTGGGGCCCAAAACAAGGCGACTTGCCCGAAAAACGACGGGCTGGGCACAGTAAAAAGATTTCTGGATAAAAATTGTACTGACCTGAGTATAGTTTGCACTATTCGCCCTATTGGCAGTCAGATGGTCGGGGCGGTGTGCCCAGCCTCTTGTTTTCTCCTGTTTAACTACGCTGTGTATGATTCCGCCGGAAGCCCGAAATTCCCAGAATCAGTATGCTTTGCATGCAACCGAAGTCTGGCTCTGGCAGCAGTTTCGGGCCGGGAGCCGTGAGGCTTTCGAACAGCTCACCGGCTATTTTTACCGGGATCTCTACTTCTACGGGTACCGGTTTACGCAGGATACCGACCTGCTCAAAGACTGCCTCCAGGATCTGTTTGTCGACCTGTGGGTGTACCGGCGCAAGGTGGTCGATACCGAATACATCCGGCCCTACCTGTACAAGTCGCTTCGGCGGAAAATATTCCGGGAACTGAATCGGGGCGGAGCCCCCTTGACTGACGACGAGCTGCCATTTCTGGAGCTCGACGACGATCATCCCACGGCCGAGCAGCAACTGATTCAGACCGAACTGGCCTCGTACCAGACCTCCCGGCTGAACGCCCTGCTGAGTCGGTTGTCGGCCCGCCAACGCGAAGCTATTCACCTTAAATTTTACGGCGAACTCACCAACGATCAGATCGCCGATGTACTCAACGTCAACAAACAGTCGGTAGCTAATCTGCTGCACCGGGGGCTTACCCGCCTGCGCGAGGAGTGGCCTTCGTTGCTGCCTCTGCTTGGACTGTGTATAAACGCCCTCTTTTCACGCCAGTCATGAAGCCCTACGAAACCTATTCTGTCCATGATTTTCTGACGGACGACCTGTTTCTGACCTGGGTCAAACACGATGAGCCCGAGGCCCGGCAGTTCTGGCTCTCGTTTATGGAGCAACACCCGCACCGCCGGTCGGAGTTGCTGTTCGCCAAAGACATTGCCGAAACCCTGCACCGGCGGCCGCGCCCCCTGTCGGATGCGCAGGTGCAGCGCGAGGTGAGTCAGATTATGCGCCTGGCCGACCGGGCCGAGGCTACCGGACTGGGGCAACCCCTGTACCGGCGGGTGCTGCGGTACCCGGCCCTATTGGCAGCTTCGGTGCTTCTGGTTGGGCTGGGTGTCTGGAGTGGGTGGCAGTGGCAGCGGGCCCTGCATATTCTGGAAAACGACCCCATCGCGACCTCATCGCCCGGTAAAGGGCAGGCGGGGTGGGTGAGCCAAACCAATGGCACCTCGCAGCCCGTATCGCTCACTCTGCCCGACGGGAGCCGGGTACTGCTGCAACCGAATAGTCAGGCCCGATACCAGAAAGCATTTAGCCAAACGCACCGCGAAGTGTGGCTCACCGGCGACGCTATGTTTGCCGTTGTGTACGACCCCGCCCGGCCGTTTCTGGTGCGCAATGGGTCGTTGGTGACGCGTGTGTTGGGTACGCGCTTTCGGGTGCATGCGCCGGCCAACGGCCCCCGCGTCACGGTGAGCGTGCTGAGCGGCAAAGTGTCGGTTTACGATCAGCGCGACCTCACGAGTGCGCGTCGGCAGCAGAGTCGGCAGTTGCCCGGCGTGATTCTGACGGCCAATCAGCAGGTAGTGTACGACCCCGAACGGATCAGCTACCAGAAAGAACTCGTCCCGAAACCAACCCTGATTCGGCCCGACGTGCCGCCCGAAACCTTTGACTTTCAGGATACGCCCGTGTCGGTGGTGTTTGAGCGGCTCCAGAAAAATTACGGCGTCACCATTCAGTACGATGCCGCCCTGCTGCGCCCCTGTACGCTCACGGCCTCGCTGGCGGGCGTGCCCCTGCACGATCAGCTCGGGCTTATCTGTGCCTCTATTGGGGCTACGTATCAGATCGTCGATACGCAGATTGTCATCAGCGGTCGGGGCTGTTTGTAAATGTCTTCACTTCTTTTCACCAACCCAATGCGTCTATTTTTATCCCCGGAAACCCTGCGTTTTTGTATGAAGGTTTCGTTTCTGCACTTGTTGCTCACAGCCTTGCTGATGAATTCAGTGCTGGCCGCCCGGGCCCAGGAACTGCTCGAACAGCGCATCTCGATTCATCAGGAAAACAGCACCGTGCGTCAGGTGCTGAACTCGATTGAACAAACGGCGCGCATCAAGTTTGTGTACAGCCGTGAGGTGGTACGCACCGATCAGCGTGTGACCCTCGTTGCCACTGATGAGCGGCTGGGTACCGTGCTCGAACGCCTGCTCCGGCCCATGCGCGTGAGCTACGTGGTGACGGGCAATCAGGTGGCCCTGACCCGAACCGCCCCCTCGGGAAACGACGACGCGGGACCACGGAAAACATCGGAGCTGGCTCCCGCTGACGCCCTTGAAGAAACCATCACAGGCACCGTATCGGACGAGAACGGGCAGGGGCTGCCGGGCGTAAGCGTGGTGCTGAAAGGGACGACACGCGGCACTACCACCAACGCCGATGGCAAGTACCGCCTGAATGTACCCGACCGCTCGGCGGTGCTGGTGTTCTCGTTTGTGGGGTACGGGTCGCAAGAGGTGGCTACGGGTGGCCGCGCGGTGGTCAACGTGAGCCTGAAAGCCGACGAAAAATCGCTCAACGAGGTGGTGGTGGTAGGCTACGGGCAGGTGCGAAAAAGCGACCTCACCGGGGCCGTAGTGACGGTGCCCGTGGAGGAAATCAAAAAGGTAGCCGTTACCTCGCTCGATCAGGCGTTGCAGGGCCGGGCGGCTGGCGTGCAAATCACCCAAAACTCGGGGTCGCCGGGCGGTACCACTACCATCAGGATTCGGGGTGGTAACTCGATTCAGGGCGATAACGAGCCTTTGTACGTGATCGACGGGGTGCCGTTTAAAAACGATGGTGCCGGCAGTGGTTCCAGCTTCAACGTGCTCAGTACGCTTAACCCAAGCGACATTGAAACCATGACGGTGCTCAAAGATGCCTCTTCGACGGCTATCTACGGCTCGCGTGGGGCCAATGGTGTGGTTATTATCACCACCAAACGCGGTAAAGCGGGCCGGTCGGTGGTCAATTTTGAAAGCTACTACGGCGTGCAGGAGGTACGTAAATTTTACCCGGTACTCAATGCCCGCGAGTACGCTCAGTTTGTCAACGATGCCAATACCAACGAAGGTCGCGCCCCGGTGTACACCCCGGCCCAGGTCGATGCGTTTGGGCAGGGTACCGACTGGCAACGCGAAATTTTCCGGTCGGCACCCATTCAGAACTATCAGCTGTCGATGAGCGGGGGCGACGAGAAAACTCAGTACGTGCTGTCGGGTGGGTATTTCAAGCAGGACGGTATTGTGACCAACTCCGACTTCGACCGGTACTCACTCCGCCTGAACCTCGACCGGAAGCTGACGAACAAAATCAAGGTGGGCAATAGCCTCACTGTCAACCGGACCGTGACCAATCAGTCGCGGACGGACGGCGACCTCGGCAGCGCTGGTCTGGTCACGATTGCGGCCCTGCAATTCCCGCCAATTCTGCCAGTGTTCAACCCCGATGGGTCGTATCTGGTCACCAACCCGGCCCTGACTTTCACGGCCGATAACCCGGCCGCCCTGGCTCGCGAAAGCAAAAACCGCAACACGGCGTACCGTACGTTTGGTAACGTGTTTGCTGATTATCAGATAATTGATGGGCTGAACCTGCGGGTGTTGCTGGGCGTAGATGCCATCCTGCAAAAACAGGATTCGTACCTGCCCCGGAGTGTATCGAGCGGCCTGGCGCAGGGCGGAGCGGCTTCT
It includes:
- a CDS encoding TonB-dependent receptor — translated: MKQVYTSTRMTALRVFMALLLMAGSHLASSAVQELLEQRISISLEQTPMKRAFVEISQAAGVKFVFNSKVIRADEKITLVARNERLEDVLNRLLKPRNIQFEVSGRQIIFSRPEPKLLPSLPPTGLEQPLAAADITVTGKVFDEKGVGLPGVSVVVKGTTRGTNTDATGSYKIDVPNASTILVFSFLGYQKQEVTIGSQSNLTVTLQPDNQTLNEVVVVGFGTQRKATLTGSLATISTRDLEQSPTANLTNALAGRLPGLFANQFNGGEPGVDRSNVYIRGLGTYGNQAPIVIIDGLERSMDYLAPSEIETFTILKDASSTAPFGVRGANGVILITTKRGKVQDRALVNFKTSMGVNQPVKFPNYLGSADYATLYNEAIVNNNPGVNPATLNLFSDQAIQKFRNAVGDNSDGNGYNWDYFDYAFKPGKQQDHSLNISGGSGKARYFVLANYFRQDGNYQHTDLSNYNTQAVFKRYNFRSNIDIDITKDFYARLDLAARITDRTAPGTTASRIVEIANTQPPYLPIVLPANDNPANGRSVVNNPLGMLFGDQIYRFNMLGELSRTGFLNEKNTYLNGSFVLGRHLDFITPGLKVEGLFGYDASEGIWVYRQVNTYSEGYRVYPGYATLQPDAGIDVYRNPAIYTGIYKRGNKYDSDQTLSNTSSRNPSDGRSYTQLKLEYLRNFGNHNVTGLVLANRSKRVIDNQVPFVYQGLTSRITYGYDDRYLFEINAAYNGSENFAKGKRYGFFPAVSAGWVVSREKFMSNLPWVNNFKIRASHGLVGSDRIPNDARFVYLQYYSGGSDYSFGTDNFGSGAGGGLREGNLANANLSWEKARKTNIGIDLALFRNLTFTVDLFKEHRYDIITDLADNTKLGFPTIVGKSAPYINSGIVDNKGIDLEVGWSGNLGSGFSYFIRPNLTYARNRIVFMNEVPYAMPDRANTGRRIGEHFNYIVDHFVRDAAEAAELNGRNNGAGFQPWGKLVPGDVVYKDINGDGVINDLGDRVATGNPRNPELMFGLPVGARYKGFDFSMLFQGASRTSVQLSGPAVYDFPLFSQDKYGKVKPMHLNRWTPATAATATYPALHFGEHTNNKNPFSNLFLYDAQYLRLKTVELGYNIPKPLLQRIHLQTARVYAQGLNLLTWDKLKDADIDPEVREGDGSWYPVQKVFNFGLDITF
- a CDS encoding FecR family protein, producing MNAYPMPDYSTFSVDDFTFDPAFRSWVTAPTPRQDAFWQEWLAAHPERRADVLLARQIVLSLSELQPDVSQSQIEHDVAQMLGRIGGQSEPQPTRVYRFRPVMAWASAAAVVLLLGLGWWFGLRSPQPTAHRSLQTGQTAEGDSFFTNKTNRALQIILPDGSEVMLSPRSTLRYTPAFDDTTRDVTLEGEAFFTVVKNPKRPFRVYSDAIVTRVLGTSFRVSAYPGKRDLTVTVRTGKVSVYTRHDLTSGNNKRIDRRVISLTPNQQAQFSRETTSFQKKLADQPVVIDREMTADNFEFDETPVEQVLQRVEKAYGIDIIYDSDVLQNCALTASLADESLNNKLTIICKGIEARYEVIDGKIIIQSRGCR
- a CDS encoding RNA polymerase sigma factor; amino-acid sequence: MSTANFVDDALLWHRFQRGDTTALGQLMSAHYPALLHYGSRFTRNTDNIRDCIQDTFVELWNRRDTLRSLAGGQVKPYLMTVLRRLLHQTYLHESRFTLLLSTDEAATESSFSPEDRLIEQETGQLSNARIRQLLDELPRRSREAIYLRFFDNMDRAAIAQIMGISEQSVSNLFQEAFRFIRRQVTSDQFWLLWLLLLSN
- a CDS encoding pentapeptide repeat-containing protein is translated as MNPETFDSFTFTNEDFSGRTLGPAEYIDCLFRGCQFIETDLRQVEFVDCTFVGCTWSAVKLKEAALKPVRFEQCALMGVHFSEAGDFLFEVAFVKCTLDYSIFWGKKLKKTVFTGCSLKNVDFEGTDLTLAVFDDCDLTNAHFERTNLTKADLRTARHYTIDLEANTLTKAQFNLTGVPGLLRKYGIVIQA
- a CDS encoding MFS transporter — protein: MHSSTLNAPATSLRPLFTLPVWVAALGYFVDVYDLLLFNIVRVPSLKDLGLDERGVSLMGGSIYNYQQAGLLIGGILWGILGDKRGRLSVLFGSILTYSLANIACGFVEDPSTYAWLRFVAGLGLAGELGAGITLVSEILPKELRGYGSSIVASVGLLGAVVAFLTVQLFDWRTTYFIGGGLGLGLLLLRVSVLESGMYKRMVEGATRRRGSFSAFFTDRNRFTRYVLCMGISLPTYFVIGLLATFGNEFGKALGITDEIQAGRCVMYTYIGMVIGDLFSGFLSQWLRSRKKAVGLMMGLTLLFCLVYLYGGIQTAQTFYLVCLGLGFGIGYIAMFLTITAESFGTNLRATATTSVANNVRATTLLSIPAFQMLKPQIGVIGAGAVVGAIGFVLAFWALSALEETFGKNLDYTE
- a CDS encoding NIPSNAP family protein translates to MKRRQFVASSLLAVPALSEAKAAKPAAQKEMYEFRTYQLRGGGAVSVFDKYLREALIPALNRQGVKTVGVFREMGKTEPPKVYVLIPHTSAEAFGASGAKLAADTAYQQASNEYQTMAPDKFPVVRYTSSILSAFDALPQLIVPGKSDRIFELRTYEGYSEDAVRRKVKMFNVDELPIFYNVKLNPVFFGEIVAGEHMPALTYMLVFKDMAERDANWKQFSANADWKRVSQDPQYANTVSNIIRVFLEPVAYSQI